In the genome of Denticeps clupeoides chromosome 13, fDenClu1.1, whole genome shotgun sequence, one region contains:
- the use1 gene encoding vesicle transport protein USE1 gives MAASRLEINFIRLLCRCESIASEKRGETEWRLEKYVGALEEMLVALRKSPSKPTPEVLTDYTRKVDFLKGLLEAEKLSSPTEKALANQFLAPGRTPTISSERMPASKIVHMQTKARCTGEMRNELMGTGSSNKGFSETDLRHRGGVPLDERQSAAELDAVLQHHHNLQEKLAEDMLNLARNLKNNTLAAQNIIKQDNQTLSHSMRQADINFEKLKTESERLEQHAKKSVNWFLWLMLILVSFIFISMILFIRLFPRLR, from the exons ATGGCAGCGTCTAGGCTGGAAATAAATTTTATCAGATTATTGTGTCGCTGCGAGTCTATAGCTTCGGAAAAACGCGGCGAGACGGAATGGCGGCTGGAGAAG TATGTTGGTGCGCTGGAGGAAATGTTGGTGGCTTTGAGGAAGAGTCCTAG CAAACCCACTCCAGAAGTACTGACCGATTACACTCGAAAGGTGGATTTCCTGAAAGGACTGTTAGAGGCAGAAAAACTG TCTTCCCCAACAGAAAAGGCCTTGGCCAATCAGTTCCTGGCACCTGGTCGGACACCAACAATTTCCAGCGAGAGGATGCCTGCAAGCAAGATCGTTCACATGCAGACAAAAGCCCGGTGCACAGGAGAAATGCGCAATGAACTGATGGGAACT GGGTCTTCAAACAAAG ggTTCTCTGAAACAGATTTACGGCATAGAGG AGGTGTGCCTCTGGATGAGCGTCAGTCAGCAGCAGAGCTCGATGCCgttctccagcaccaccacaatcTGCAAGAGAAGCTGGCAGAGGACATGCTGAACCTGGCCCGCAATCTGAAGAACAACACGTTAGCGGCACAGAACATCATCAAACAGGACAACCAG ACCCTCAGCCACTCCATGAGGCAGGCAGATATCAACTTTGAGAAGCTGAAGACCGAGTCGGAACGGCTGGAGCAGCACGCCAAGAAATCGGTCAACTGGTTCCTGTGGCTGATGCTAATCTtggtttctttcattttcattagtaTGATTCTATTCATAAGGCTCTTCCCCAGACTCAGATGA